In Belonocnema kinseyi isolate 2016_QV_RU_SX_M_011 chromosome 4, B_treatae_v1, whole genome shotgun sequence, a single window of DNA contains:
- the LOC117170984 gene encoding histone H3.3A-like translates to STELLIRKLPFQRLVREIAQDFKTDLRFQSAAIGALQEASEAYLVGLFEDTNLCAIHAKRVTIMPKDIQLARRIRGERA, encoded by the coding sequence TCCACCGAGTTGTTGATCAGGAAATTGCCCTTCCAGCGTCTGGTTCGTGAAATCGCGCAAGATTTCAAGACGGATCTTCGTTTCCAGAGCGCGGCCATCGGCGCTCTCCAGGAGGCTTCCGAAGCATACTTGGTCGGTCTTTTCGAAGACACCAATCTCTGCGCCATCCACGCCAAGCGGGTAACCATCATGCCCAAAGACATCCAGCTGGCTCGACGAATTCGTGGTGAACGTGCTTAA
- the LOC117170983 gene encoding nuclear distribution protein nudE-like 1-B — protein sequence MNNYRKDDVERELEEFQENSQMLEKELEASLEQAEKTIRELQQRNSRLSNEVDQLRIRQDQQSSDCAMFQTQAQELQALQEQQLKYIRELEQKNDDLERAHRITKATEEEIEAKFNLEIEKNALLESELDEKDGLKVIVQRLMDEIRDLKQEIQVQERRQPDNDKTADRIRNIVDSNKLQVELGSHTPPSSPVAPPNITPVNSITPQTKIANGVGGVIGNNNNNNMNPPLAPCTRILAMNMIGDLMRKVGALENKLNTCRNASREDQAVRDLYRTRRQVRSLATGNNNHIRL from the exons ATGAATAATTACAGAAAAGATGATGTGGAGCGAGAACTGgaggaatttcaagaaaactcCCAGATGCTGGAGAAGGAATTGGAGGCGTCCTTGGAGCAGGCGGAAAAAACAATCCGAGAACTGCAACAAAGAAATTCGAGGCTCAGCAATGAAGTAGATCAATTAAGAATCCGACAAGATCAACAATCTTCCGACTGTGCCATGTTCCAGACACAAGCTCAAGAACTACAGGCTCTCCAGGAACAGCAGCTCAAATATATCCGAGAATTAGAACAAAAGAATGACGATTTGGAAAGGGCTCACAG AATCACGAAAGCAACCGAGGAAGAAATAGAAGCCAAATTTAACCTGGAAATAGAAAAGAACGCGTTACTCGAATCCGAACTAGACGAAAAGGACGGCTTGAAAGTCATAGTGCAAAGACTGATGGACGAAATAAGAG atctgaagcaaGAAATTCAAGTTCAGGAACGACGTCAGCCGGACAACGACAAGACGGCTGATCGAATTCGAAATATCGTCGACAGTAACAAACTTCAGGTTGAATTGGGGTCGCATACGCCGCCCTCAAGTCCGGTTGCGCCTCCAAATATAACGCCAGTCAACTCGATAACGCCGCAAACTAAGA TTGCAAATGGCGTGGGGGGAGTGATTGGCAACAACAATAATAACAACATGAACCCCCCATTGGCACCTTGCACGAGAATACTTGCCATGAACATGATTGGTGACCTCATGAGAAAAGTCGGG gccCTGGAGAATAAACTGAACACCTGTCGCAATGCTTCTCGAGAAGATCAAGCAGTTCGAGATCTCTACAG GACAAGAAGGCAGGTGCGAAGTTTAGCTACAGGCAACAACAACCACATTCGATTGTAA
- the LOC117170985 gene encoding histone H3.3A-like yields STELLIRKLPFQRLVREIAQDFKTDLRFQSAAIGALQEASEAYLVGLFEDTNLCAIHAKRVTIMPKDIQLARRIRGERA; encoded by the coding sequence TCCACCGAGTTGTTGATCAGGAAATTGCCCTTCCAGCGTCTGGTTCGTGAAATCGCGCAAGATTTCAAGACGGATCTTCGTTTCCAGAGCGCGGCCATCGGTGCTCTCCAGGAGGCTTCCGAAGCATACTTGGTCGGTCTTTTCGAAGACACCAATCTCTGCGCCATCCACGCCAAGCGGGTAACCATTATGCCCAAAGACATCCAGCTGGCTCGACGAATTCGTGGTGAACGTGCCTAA